The segment GCTTTCACATTAATCTGTGACTCTTCCACACGTAGTAACCGGGCCAGGTTCGCCCGGATTTCCGCTTTATAAGGAAGAAGTTTGGGAGCCTGTGCGTGGATGATGCAATCCAGATTGACGACTTGCCAACCTTGATTCGCTAGCTCACTGACGGCGGCCTCGACAAATTTTGAGGAATCCGCCCCTTTCCATTCGGGATCGGTATCGGGAAACCATTCTCCAATATCACCCAAACCGACAGCGCCCAGCAGGGCATCGGTGATCGCGTGCAATACGATATCGGCGTCGCTGTGACCAACGAGACCGTGGGTGTGCTCAATCGGAATGCCTCCCAGAATCAGGGGTAATCCCGTATCCAGCCGATGCACATCGGTTCCTAAACCGACCCGAAAAGACACAGCATGCTCCAAATCCGTTGTAAGTGATTCTAAAACAGGGGGTTACAGCGTCACTCCCAATGGACGAGCTCCCTGATTTGTCAGGCAGAATCATAGCTATCGAAACCAAATCAGGCAATCAGAGTCTGTAAAGCATCTTGGTGAGACTAGGAAGGCAGGGGTGATGCGGTCGATCTGGCCTCGGGGCTTTCCCTTTCACGGAGAGATTCCTGTCCAAAGTGGTCTTAGTAAAACCCCTGATTGACACAAAATTTGAATTTGCATAGACTTCCCGCCTCTCGCTCAGATTCTCTCCTCAATTACGCCTCTCTTTTTTCAACGAAGAAGAGAAAACAACCAGCGCTACGGCTACAGGAAGTAGCCCGTATAACGTGGTTGAATTGAGAATGCTTTTCTGAAGAGACCTGGTAGAAATTGATTCCTGATCGAAATATTTGAATGTCGTCGCTTCCTGCATTGGGAAGTGGGGCTCATTATTTGGTCAACAGATTCAATCGGCAGAAAAGGAGTTCTGTTTTGCCTCTCGGATTTCGCTGCAATTTGACATTCTTACTGTGCATGGTCATGTTGACTGTGCTCACAGGGTGTCCGATGTTGCAGATGAATCAATCGAAGACGGCAGCCGACTTCTTTAAGTCTGCGGAGAATGACCGCAATATTCCCGAGACAAATTTCACCACCATCGACCTCGAAGTCGTCACGGTTCACCGGCCAGTGGGCGACCCTTTGCTGGGCGACCAGTTATGGAACGAAGTCGACGAGATGAGCGCACTCCTGGATGTGGAGATGCGAAAGAGCCTCGAGAAAAACGGAATTCGTGTTGGCGTCATTGGTAGCACTTATCCGGCCGCTCTCGAAGAAATGCTCGGTTTGACCACGCGCGAAAAAGAAGCCTTCGGGGAAGAGGAATACGGTTTCAGCAAAAGACCGTTAACTGTCCGCTCCGGTGGCGAAGCGGAAATCGTCTGTAGTTTGGCGAAACGAATCGAAGGGATTCGTATTCCGATGCTTGATGGCGATGAAGTCCGCGATTTTCCCGAGAATTCACATTGCAAGTTACGTGTCATTCCGAAACGTAGCCAGGATGGCTGGATCAAGTTGCAGGTTCTTCCGGAAATTCATCACGGAGAACGGGCCATGCGACCCACGGGAAGTACCACGGGGTGGGATCAGAAATTCTCCCAGAAGGTCCTTCCGATTTTCAGCCAACGCTTTGAAGTCGAACTGAACGTAGGCGAGATGGTCATCATTACCAGCGATGGCGACAATCCGCATTCGCTGGGACAACACTACTTCCGTAGCGAGCAGGAAACGGGCGACATGCAACGGATCATCCTGATCCGCCTGGCAAGCATGAATAAATCGGGCGCCATCCTTAAAACCACACATATGGTGGAGTAAGCGGTTGGAGACTGAACGGCAAAATTATCAGGGTTTCAACTCATCCCCCTGAACCTCTTGTCGAGCGGTATGTCGAATGTGCAATATTTCGACTTGCATCTTTTTAATCGTGAAAAAGATGCGATATTTGTATGCTTTACCACCAACGAGAAGCTCTCGAATGATCGGTTCCTTTTGGTCGCTGATTTCGTAGACAGGACATCGATCTGGGTGATGTTCCAAAGTGTCGATCTGGGCCAGTAATTGGCCATACCATACTCTTCCAGCTCGAATCGCTTTGTTTGATTTGAACCAGGCGAAGACCTCTTCGACATCATGCTCTGCACGTGCCGATAGGCGGACTTGATATCCCACGAACTTATTCCTGTTCCATACCGTATTTCTGAGCTAACTTGTTTAGTGCGAGTCGGGCTGGCTTCGAGCGACCGGAACGGGAATCGGCGAGTCCTTCTTTGATTGCAGCGATCGTTTCGCTTCTCTCGTTCCTTTCTGCGGTCTCCACCAGTTTCTGATAGGCAGCGGCATCCTGAACGACGACTTTAGCCTTTCCATTCACTGTCAAAACAAGCGGTTCGCCAGACTCAAGTAGCTTGTCCAAGTATTGAGATGACTGACGTTTGAAATTCGTCAGCGAATCGATTCCATCACTTAAATCAAACATGGTTCCTCCTAGCATCAAATTGAATGTTTATTCAATGTTACGTGATGATAAGGGAGCTAGAAAGTGCAGATTTGAGGATTTCGATAATTTCTTTGGGCGATCAATTCGATGAAAGATGTAATAGCAGTCACAGATATCTAATGTTATAAAGTGGCTCTTCTTACTATCTTAAGCACATCTATTCTAACTCAAAGGACCCCCTCTATGGGCATGATCAAAGAATTCAAAGAGTTCGCGATGAAGGGAAATGTCATGGACATGGCCGTCGGTATCATCATTGGTGCCGGTTTCGGAAAAATCGTCTCTTCGTTAGTGAATGATATCATTATGCCTCCCATTGGATTGTTAATGGGAAATGTCGACTTCTCCGAATTAAGTTACGAAATCGCGGCGGAAGGAGCGGACGGGGAACCAGTAGTAATCAAATACGGGCAGTTCGTGAACACCGTTCTCGACTTTGTCATCATTGCCTTTGTGATCTTCCTGTTCATTAAGCAGATGAACCGCCTCAAAAGCAAAGAACCCGATCCCACCCCCACCGAGAAAAAATGCCCTAAGTGCTTACTGCTTGTCCCCATTGAAGCGTCCCGCTGCGGCCACTGTACTTCGGAGATTTAGTCAATAATCATTCGAAAAGGAGAATCGTGAGTTACATGCTGAATCCTGCTTCGCCTGTTTATCAGTCTTCCGATCAACAATCGAAAAAGGAACAGTTTATGATTCTTGCATGTGGAATGGGTTCTCCATGGATATTAGTCTTTTATTACGGCCGAATGTTGGCACCCGTGCTGGGGGCTTGTCTCATGATTTCCCCTTTCGTTCTTCTCCTGTGGAATGCCTGTAAGCAAAACTGAAGCACAAAGAATTTTACCGACGCAAAAAAACGCCTCCGCGAAATCTCACGGAGGCGTTTTTTATATTTATCAAGGCACGCTCGTTGGCGGTCCAAAACCACGTATTGAGCGTTTGTCAGGCTACCAGTTGCGGCCCCATCGTGGCGAATGCCACTAGACTTTGCCGCAGATGGTTTTGCCGGTGGACTCGAGGTCGTCACAGGCCTGGGCCAGTCGAGCGGCAACACCTGCTTCGCCTTTTTTGATGTAGGCGCGAGGGTCGTAGGCTTTTTTGTTGCCGATCTCGCCATCGATTTTCAGAACACCATCATAGTTTTTCATGATGTGATCGACGACAGGGCGGGTGAAAGCGTACTGGGTGTCGGTGTCGATGTTCATCTTCACGACGCCGTAATCGAGCGTTTCGCGAAGTTGTTCCATCGGAGTTCCTGAACCACCGTGGAAGACGAGGTCGAACTCGGCTTCTTTGCCGTATTTCGCCATGACCGCTTCCTGGCCTTCTTTCAGAATTTCTGGTCGCAGTTTTACGTGACCCGGTTTGTAGCTACCGTGAACGTTGCCGAAGGTCGCGGCGAACATGTAACGACCGATGCCTTTCAGCTCTTCGCAGACGGTGACCATGTCTTCGGGAGTCGTATATAGTTTTTCGGCGGGAGTGTCATGGTTATCGACGCCATCTTCTTCGCCACCGACGACACCCGCTTCGATCTCAAGAATGATTTCCTGAGCGGCACATTCCTTGAGCAGGTCTTTGGAGAGTGCCAGGTTCTCGTCCAGTGGCAGCTCGGAAGCATCCAGCATGTGTGACTGGAAGAGGTTTTCCTGTCCGTTTTTGCGACGACGAGCAGTCTCGGCGATCAGGGGACGCAGGAATGAATCGACTTTGCCGGGTTGGCAGTGGTCGGTGTGCAGGGCGATGAGAACGTCATATTTTTCGGCCAGACGATGGCAGGCTTCGGCCAGGACGATGGCTCCCAGAACCATGTCGTTTTGGGCGAGTCCGGAAGCAAACTGACCACCACCGGTGGAAACCTGAATAATACCGTCCGACTTCTGATCAGCGAACGCTTTTAGAGCACCGTTGATGGTGGAGAGCGACGTGATGTTGATCGCAGGGTAGGCGTAAGAGCCTTTTTGGGCGGCGTCGAGCATCGCTTCGTATTGTTTCGGAGTTGCAATAGGCATATCGGCCTCTTTTCGAATGGAGTTACAGTTAACTGGAAGATAATGAATATTAGACGACAGACCTGAACCCGTTCGCTGTCGGTCAGCGGTAACCGGTTTGCAGGATTTTTTACAGGTTGCTAAATCGATTTCGTGGTTTCAATCGATCAATGTCGATTTACCAGTGCCCAACCGTTGGACTGCCATCGACACGTCTGCATCGGTTCCGATGATCTCGTTTCGTTGCTTTCGTTCCGCATTTTGCTGGAACAGGGATTCCTGTGCGGAATCTGATTTCAGTCCAGCAAACGTGTGCTCAATAGTCTCTCTAAGCGACCGAAGAGACGGTGGCAGGGGCCCTATTTCAGGTGCGAAAAGCGGCAGCATGAATCGAGAATTCTGTGCGGTCCGTAGATCGACAGTGGCTCGAAAAACAACCGGATATCAGACGGCGGGAGGTGGTCTCCCGGGCAGGCGCAGACACTATAGCACGTCTTTATCCAGTTTTCTACTCTGGACGGTCGGCCTATCGGAATGCAGTATCCAGTGAAAAACGACCGTTATTCGACCTCATCTTCCCGTTTTCGGAAGGGATTCAACTTCTTAGGAAGTTCATTCAAGTAACGGAAGGGGCGGGCGAGTGGGTTTTGACCGGGAATCTCTGTGCTCTCGTCCACCTGTTCCAGCCCAAGAGTCGGTTTCTGAGGGTTGATGGGGATCACTTGTAGATCATCGACATGTACTTCGCCCATGCCAGTCAGCTCCATCGAAATCTGGAAATCAGTATCGCTGTCGGCGACCCGCAAAAATGAGAATCGTGTCCAATCCTGTTCGTCAAACCAGCGAAGGGTTCGTACCTGACCGCCCAGATTGTCGTAAATCATAAAACCGTCGTCAGACCGTTGAATTGGTCGGGCGATTCGCAGATAGCCGCTGATATAGAGCAGTTGACCTTCTTGAACCGGAATTCGTGGCGAGTTAAACCGAATTGGTGCCTGGTCGAGGTAGGCCGGAAGTACATCGTCCTTGTTGACGACGGCGGGAACCGCGGCGAGACGCAAAGCGTATTTACCTTCATTCGCCTTATCCGTCAGTAAGGCACCGCTACGAATTCCGTGTACATTTTCCTGGAAATTTTCCCAACCTGCCTGGGTTAACTCGGTGGTTTGTTCTGTTTCAAAATTTCCGAGAGGCAGCAGATTTTCGTTTGTATCGAAATTGCTGCGACCGAGATGTTCAATCATTTCCCAATGGGAAGGCAAAGAACTGAAGGCAATCGTGTATGGACTGGAGACGGGGGTCGTCAATCTTGGGAAGACGGTCTCATGCCAAACCTGGAATTGCACCGACCTAATCATTCGGAGAGCAGCCTCGCTTTGCTGTCGGGAATCATGAAACTGCAGCCGCTGCAGAGATTGTTCTGACTGCACCAATAAACTGCCGGCTTGGGAAAGCATGGACGGGGCTCGGCTCATTGAAGGGACACGCTGTTCATCAGAGACCCCTTGTTGTTGCAACTCTTCGATTGTCGCTCGCACACGAGCTAACTTGGCACTGGCCAAGTCGTAGTATGTCTGTGCCGATTTCTGAGCAACCTCCGCAATTTTATCTTCGAGTTTACTGATCTGCGCCCGATTGCTGGTCAGTACAATCATGGCAGTTTGATCGATCCGGTCCAACGTGACGCGGGCGCCTCCCGCAACAAACTGGCGGTCGAGGGACTTAAGCCCGGTGGGAGTGATTTCCCAGGCTGAAGCAGTTTCGGGAACACTCGGAATAATGACTGAGACATTTTTCGCTGTCAGAGATCCGGGGACATATTGGCTGTACTGGTTGTAACAGACGGCCAGCATCAGCGAACCGTATTCTTCGCTTTTGATCACCCGGCCTTCGATGATCGTCTCGTTAGGTTGTTTATTCTTGCGGATTTCTTCCGCCGTCACTACACGGCTAGGGCCACTGAATCGTGAACGAGAGGATTCTACCTGACTTGATTCCAGCTCGAACGGGATGACGCGCGGCTGTATGTCGCCGCGAGCAATCCAGGGTTCAATCAGAGAGAGTTCCAGGTTGAGGTCCGTAATTGCTAACCGACGCTCGTAAGCGCCTGGAAAGTCCGAGGCAAGCGGAGTGGTTGTCCAGTATCCAAGGGCATCACAACCTGCCTGCAAAGCACAAAAGGCCTGCAGCCGAATTTGCTCCGGCTCCACGACCAGCGAGTATTTTTTCGCGCGAGAGGAATACAGGAATCGAGATGCAGGCTCTGTTTGAATCCACGTTGAACTGAAAGTTCCCGGGCGGGAAAGTTTCTGTTTTTGAATCAGGAATTCTCGCCATCGGTCAAGGGGCATGGATGTATGGAGCGTGTGTCGACTGCTACTGATCATGTCGAAGTGGCGAGAAATCTTTCGTTCGTCACCAAGGACATCCACGAACAAAGGCCGTGACGCTTTTTGATCGGCGCGGTGGATTTGCTGTTTCCAATCGATCAACATCGGGTACTCAGCCGCCGGAACACGGGCTCCCAGTGTCCAAAACAGAATACGCATCGTTTCCTTATCAAAAGGAGCAGGGCTCGCCTGAAAGCCCTGGCTTTGGGTCGAATCTGGCGGAGGGACATAAGGAGGAGTGGCCGTCGCCCACAGATTCTCTCGTCGCAATTCCTGAAGGTATTGATAATTCCGGTAGTCCTGCACCCATACTGTGTTTACCCCCGTCAGGCCAATCGACGCCGCAGACTCATTGTGCGAGGGGATCATAATCGGAAAAAAGGGTTGTCCCTGAACGCTTAAGCGGTCGAGACGAAATTCAAACGGAAGGTTCCATGTCTCCGGTTCCGCAGTCACGGTCGTGGCCGCTGTTTGTTGAATCATTCCTGGCTCACCGCTGACAGCTGCGGTCACAACCGGGTCCATATGCAATTCGTCGAAAAAGAACTCGGAAGGACCATTCGGAATGCTGCAGCTTAATGTGAGCTGGTCGACGTACATCCCGCGGATGTCGATCTGCGGATAGTTAATTTCACTTCGCAGCTGTTGCAGGCGGGTATTCATCCGCTTTTGGTCGGTTTGACAGGTCAGCATTTCCCATTCGTTAGCCCGCTTTCTGTAAGCATCACCGGCGAGATAGAACTGGAGAGGCTTGGTTTTATCACGAGGATCTGGCTGATTTGGCAAAGTGATTCTTAGCCAGGCGCCCGCCGTTTGTCGGTTACTGCGAAACCAGACGGAGACTTTTAAATCAGGGATAACTCGAGCAGGAGGCAGGTCGAGATAAAAATCAACCCGCTCAGGGAACTGCGTGCGGTTCATCACTTCAAACCGCTCGGACGCTTTTCCTTTGGTCAGAATGTAGTTCGAATGAGAATGCTCGAGGATATCAACCTGGGTTTTTTTGTTCGTGCGGGCCTGCCATCGTTTCTCTGGCCCGTCGAAACCATCGCGCACTTCTTCTCCGTGAACAGCACAGGTGAACATGAAGAACACCGGTCCTGCTAACATCATCAGCAACAACAGGGATCGTGTGCGGGGGGGGAACAAGTTGACGGGCGACCCTTCCGTGGGTTTTAGTCGGTCTCATCTTGCGGAATGTCTAAATCCCGCAAAGTCTTCCTGGAGACCGCATTGTATCTGGAACTCCTGTTCCGAACCTCTTGGTGGGCACTTACAAAAATTTATACAAACGGCCCGATTTTGGTTCAGGTTCGAGGGGCGTTTTATGTTGTCCGGAAACAACATGGGTCCCCAAGGAGCAGAACGCGATTTCGACCCTTAGAATACAGAAGATCTGCGATTTAGCCAAGAGTTTATGTTGCCAAACAGCAACAACGGCCCGTTTTGTAAAGAAATAATTTTCGGAGTGTAAACTACTGTAATTAAAGAGGTTATGGTAATCCCTTGCGATTCGTCTGGTTTCGGTACACAATCTGTACTTATTCGCGGTATAGAACGAGGAGAAAACCGAGACCATGAACAAAAACGAACGATTTTTCGATCAATCCGACAACGAAGTTCCTCAGGAGCTGGTCAAGCTCGGCCGCGTGATTGCCAACCTGCCGGAAGAAATTCAACAAGAGCTGGAAGCTTCCTTTTGTGAGGTGGTGGATGTCGTCAAACGTAGACGGCGAATTCTGAACCTGGTTCAGGAAGCTCTCTCTCAGCTGCGACTCGACATTAAATACCTGATGTTCGACCTCGAATCGACTCGTAAAGAACGAGACGAAGCGATCCAGAAACTGAACGAAGCCTGATGTACAGTCCGCTCGGTGAAGTGGCTTACTTCCTTCACCAGAGCGATTTAGTCAGATTCGCTTGTAGAATTGCCGCTCCGATTCTGCGACCAGAAGTGAGCGAGGACCGTTCCCGTGAGCATGCAGCCAAACGTGTAGGCGGCGGGAGCGATGGCCGCTTCGGACAGGTCCGGAAAATGTTTCGTTGCCAGTACGGCCCCTAGGCCGGCATTCTGCATACCGACTTCCAAAGTGAGTGCCCGCCGTTTGTCCTCGGGAAATCGAAATGCTTTCCCTGCGCCATATCCTGCCAGGTAACCGCAGAGATTCAAGGCGATCAGAAATGCGAGCAGGATTCCTGGAATCGCCTGAAGTTGATCTCGCTGGAGCGCCACGACGGTGGCCACAATCCACAGGATGGCCAGATTGGCAAGCGGCACTCCCAGTTTATTCATCACCCCCCGGATGGAAACAAAACTGCGGCTCAGCGCATGTCCGAGGAGCACTGGACCAACGACCGTCAAAATAAGGTCTCTGAATAACATCCAGGGATCGAACGCGATCAGTTTTCCCAACACGAAATACAACATCCAGGGAACCACTAGCGGACAGAGCAGGGTGGCCGAAGTCGTTAAACTGATCGAAAAGCTGACATTCCCTCCCGCTTTATGAGTGAGAATGTTCGAAGCCATCGCCCCCGGAACGCAGCCCGCCATCAGAATACCCACCTTAATACCGGGAGAAAACGGGTATACGGAAACTATCAGCCAGGCAAGGAGCGGCATGACCAGATATTGCACCATTGTCCCCGTCAGCACCGTCGGCCAATGTTTCAGGACCAGCCTGAATTCGTTCCGCGGTAACAGCGACCCAATCGCAAACATGGCCACGGCTATCACGCTGGAGAGCCCTGGACTGGATAGCACAAAAGGGGTCGGCCAGAAAAACGCGAGCAGGCTCGACAAGGTTAGCCAGATCAGCAGGTAACGTTGAATCATTAAAAGAGCACTTCAGGAAACGGGTGTCGCGGCTTAGTTGGTCAGTGAAAGTCCGACAGAGAAGATCAGGAGGTGATAATCTGACAGTAATAAGATGACAGTCTTAATCTGACGCAGTGTTAATGTGGCAGAGAGGAAAAGTGAAGAGGTGGCTGATATAATCCGATTCCTCGCTCCGGTAATTCTGTCCGGAGGAATCTCATTTTTGACGCTATGGAATTCGGATGTTTGCCAATCTGACCACCTTTCTCCGCGATCTGGAAGAACGAGATGACTTACACCGTATCTCGACCGCTGTCGATCCGCAATTCGAACTGGGGGAAATCATCCGTCAGTTCTGGAGCAGGCAACCCGATCAGGCTGGTCCGGCGATCTTGTTTGAAAAAGTTTCCGGTTTTACATTTCCAATCGTCGCCAACTTGCTTGGTACGGAATCCCGCCTTTGTCGCGCATTAAGAGTGGAATCACTCGATGAACTAGGATCGAAGGCACTACATCTTTTCCAACCCAATCTGCCAGTGAGCATGTTAGGGTCCCTCAAATTGATGCCCCAGTTGGGCAAGCTGACCCATCTCAGCCCGAAGACTGTTAGCCAGGGTTCCTGTCAACAAGTCGTTAACATGGGACGCGAGTTGAATTTACTATCGCTTCCCGCGCCTCAGTTTTATCCACATGAAGCGGGACCGCTCATTAACGCGGGTCAACTTTATACACAAACTCCCGATGGTCGGACGCAGCACATCGGTTCCTATCCGGTGTTGATCATCGATGAACGTCGCCTCGCGGTTTTATGGCGACCGACCGACCAGTTGGAAACGTTGCACAAACAGTATCAGGCGGCGGGACAGCCCTTACCTTTTGCGATCACGGTGGGGGGGGATCCCGTGTCGGCGATGATGGCTCATTTCCCGATTCTCTTCGGGCTCGATCCGCTGGCCTGGGGTGGTTTTCTCAAAAAGAAATCGTACGAGATCGTTCCATGCCACAGCAATAAATTGAAAGTGTCTGCCGAGAGTGAATTCGTCATCGAAGGGTTTATTCCCGCCGATCCTCAGGCTATCGATCAGGAAGGCATTGGTCTTAGTTTCGGAGAAAATGGATACTCCGGAATTGTGCCAGTTGCTGAAGCGACGGCCATCACGCATGCCAGCAAACCGACATGGCACACCACAGTCTGGGGAGAGAATTGTCCGGAAGAATTCTGGATGAGGAAGGCAACTGAGCGGACGATGCTGCCGTTGATTCGTTTGTTCCATCCCGAGTTGACCGATTTAAATTTGGTCCGGTCTGGCTATGGACGGTTCATTCTTTTCTTCAGTTTCCGCAAATCGTACGCCTACCAGGCCCGGAATCTGATGAGTTTCCTCTGGAGTCTGCCTCCGTTTCAAGACTGTCGATACCTCATCGCGGTTGATGAAAATATCGACGTCCAACAGGAAAATCAGGTCTGGCATCAATTCAGCCTGGAATGTCATCCCGGTCGCGATAGCCTGTTTCAGGATGGACCGACCGAACAATTGCACGGGAATCAAATACACGGAAATCACTCCGTAGTAAATCCACCCGGTAACCGCATCGGTTTTGATGCGACTCGGAAACGGAATGATGAAGCGGGACCGCTGCGGTCCGACGTGACATTAAGTCTGGACCCCCATTTACGATCCTCCGTGAAACAGCGTCTGGATGAACTGGGCTTGTAATCCCTGTCGCCAGCCGATAGGAATCAGCTCACCCAAAAAGAAACTCTGCCATAAGCAAAGCTACCATCAGGAAAAGGAAGCCGAAATTGATTACCCGCATTCAGGGAGAGCTTGTTCATCTGTCCGATACCGTCGCAACGTTACGGATCGGAGCGTTTGACTATGAAGTCTTAATTCCCGAGTTCGTTCGCCGACATTTACAATCCAAAGTCGGAACAGAGATCAACTTGCGAACAATCGAATACCTGGAAGGGAATCCACAGCAGGGCAGATTGGTTCCACGGATGATTGGTTTCATGTCAGATGCGGAGAAAGAATTCTTCGAGATGATCTGCTCTGTCGATGGTGTCGGCGTGCGTAAAGCATTGCGAGCAATGGTGCGGCCCGTTCGGGAAGTGGCGACGGCGATTGAAGAGCAGGATGTCAAACAGTTGACAACATTACCGGGAGTCGGACCGGCAGTCGCTGAACGTATTGTTGCCAAGCTGCGGCGAAAAATGACCAAGTTCGCACTGATGGTTTCCCGAGAATGGCCAGAAGAAGCGGGCGGAGACGACATTCTCGGCGAGGCAGTCGAAGCGCTGATCAGCTTAGGGCATACTTCCAACGACGCACGCAACAAAGTCGAAGCAATTATGGAATCGGGCAAGAAATTCAAATCGGTCGAAGCGCTACTTACTGAAATTTACAAACAGCAACGATAACGGAATCGAGATGACGATTCCTAAGGAGCGATTGCGAGTTTTATTCAGACTCGTTTTCGCTCTCGGTGGAAATCGGAGTTTCTGCCGAGGTTGCCTGTTCGGGAATGAGTTCCCCAATGATGGTTCCCCCCCGTGCGAATGAAATTCCCTGTTGCGAACTCGTGTCGATCATGACGGCTTCGATGACTGGTTGCGAGACGGTCTGATTAGCGACCCATTCGACCAGAAAGTTGGCTCCGCTGCCGCCTGAAGTGTCTTCGCGTTCGACCAGGATTTCTTTTGTGCCGAGTGCGGGAATCGAAAGAGGGTCGGCGAAGAACGACTTAACCACTTTTCCGGCCGTATCAAAGTAACGGACCGAGTTAACGATGATGGGGCTGTCGATACTCGTGTTACGAATACTGAGCGTAATCGTCACTAAATGGGGATCGCCCGAGTTGTGGTAGACGTGGGAATAAGCAGGCACGTAGACAAGCTGACCCGAAACCGGGTTGGAAATGTTGTAATGCCCTTTGACAGTCACCATTTCCGAAGCGGTCATCTCATCCGTAGGTCGGAAACGCAGCGTGTCCTGAAAGTTTTGCATCCGGTTGTCGAGATACCATGCATAAAATGCGAGTGGTGAAAGCAGAATGATGATCAGCACGACGATCAACAGGACGAATCGTTTCATAAACGAATCGACATCCTCGGGTTTGAACTGTTTGCTCATGACACTGATCTCGATGAAAGTCTGAATTCAAAAAGGCGAAGAGTTGGGTCTGCGCTGAAACAAGTCCTGACCTGTAACCGCGTCGGTGGCCTCGGTTGTAATACGCATCTTTATGTGTTTACAGAGTGATATGTATTCACAAGGCACGGTCAATTCAAGGGCAATTGACGCAATTGTGTCAGACTTACCGACAGTGACTGCGGAAAGATGGACTTCGGCAAGGCGTTCAGCCGCGATTCAAGTCAACGAAAGAAAGTGAGAGCTACTTGTCTTTCCAGAATGACTTGAGTTCATCAAATCCTCGCATGGGAGTTTGTCCCGATTTCACTTCTTCAGTTAGTTTAGGCAGCGGTTTTTTCGGCTTGTGAGTATTTCTCTGCGCCCGTGATTTCGCTGCTTTGGGTTTGTCGGTCGGTTTCTGTGCCGTCGAATTCGTTGAAGGGGCTGGCGTACCCTCTTTGGGTTTGGAGGGACGTTTTTTACGGCGACGTGGTTTCGGTTTGGTCGCAGGTTCTGCTACCGGTGCGGCGGGGTCAATTAAGGTCAACGAAACGCGGCGACGTTCCTGGTCGATGCCCATGACCCAACATCGAACCACATCACCTACAGCGACGACGTCGTGCGGGCTTTTAATGTATTGCTGACCCAACTGACTGATATGGATGAGTCCGCTGTCTTTCAAACCGATGTCAACAAAGACACCGAAGTCGACGACGTTGAGGACAGTTCCTCTCAACTCCATGCCTTCCTGAAGATCGCTCAAATTCAGGATACCACTTTTGAAGATCGGTCCCGCCATGTTTTGCCGAGGGTCCCGACCAGGCCGGCAGAGGTTTTCAATGATGTCTTTCAAGGTCGGCAACCCTGTTGCAAGCTCTCCCGCCAAGTCGTCGAGCGAAAGTTGAGACAGTTTTTCCTGCCGCTCTTTAACTGCTTCCGCAGTTGTCGAGAGAGAACTC is part of the Polystyrenella longa genome and harbors:
- the ruvA gene encoding Holliday junction branch migration protein RuvA translates to MITRIQGELVHLSDTVATLRIGAFDYEVLIPEFVRRHLQSKVGTEINLRTIEYLEGNPQQGRLVPRMIGFMSDAEKEFFEMICSVDGVGVRKALRAMVRPVREVATAIEEQDVKQLTTLPGVGPAVAERIVAKLRRKMTKFALMVSREWPEEAGGDDILGEAVEALISLGHTSNDARNKVEAIMESGKKFKSVEALLTEIYKQQR
- a CDS encoding DUF3124 domain-containing protein — encoded protein: MSKQFKPEDVDSFMKRFVLLIVVLIIILLSPLAFYAWYLDNRMQNFQDTLRFRPTDEMTASEMVTVKGHYNISNPVSGQLVYVPAYSHVYHNSGDPHLVTITLSIRNTSIDSPIIVNSVRYFDTAGKVVKSFFADPLSIPALGTKEILVEREDTSGGSGANFLVEWVANQTVSQPVIEAVMIDTSSQQGISFARGGTIIGELIPEQATSAETPISTESENESE